The nucleotide sequence AACCCGGGCGGCGCGGAGGAGCTCGGCAAACTGGCCCCAGCTCGGCGGGGGCGCTCCCGGGACCGTCAGATAGAATTGGAATCGGGCCTCGGCCACATAGCCGCGGCCGGCGGTTTCGGCCGGTTTCCCCTGGGTCATCTCCTCCACGAGCTCCACCGTCCGTTCCTCGCGGGCGAGCCTCTGGGCCTCCGAGGCCCAGCCTCCTTCGTCGATCTCGGCGTGGCTGGCGCTGGAGTGGAAGCGATAGCGCGTCAGGCGGTGAGCCTCGATCCAGAGGGTCCCTTCGCTCGCGAGCGCGGCGAAGAACACGAAGATGTCTGGGCTCGCGTCCACCTGACGGAACCGGTCCGCCACCGCGCGGAGGAGCGAGGTACGCACGCTCATCGCACTGAGGTTCACGCTGACGCCGTTGCGGAAGAAGTCGGGCGTTCGGGCCCTTCGCTCGGAAGCATTCGTCACGGAATAGGAGACCGTCGGCTGCGTGCGGAAGCGACCCCAGTCGGGCAGCGAGTGGCCGCGGCGATCCATCGGCGCGATGGCGTCGTGGACGAACGTCCGCCTCGGATCCTCCCGGAAGAGCCGCGCGATGCGGCAGAGCTTGTCCGGCTCGAACTGATCGTCGTCGTCCAGGAAGCATACGATCTCTCCCTCGCACGCGTCGATGGCGCGGGCAAGCATGGCGCCGATGGCCGGGCTATCGTCCCACAGGATCTTCGTGCCGGGTTCGTCGCGCCGAGCGTCGACGGCGGGGTGCGCGAAGTTCTTGATCACGACCATCTCGTAGTCCGACCGCGGGAGACTCTGGGCGAGCACGGAGGCGACCGCCCCCTCGAGGAACTCGCGGCGATCGAAGGCGGGAATGATCACCGAGATGAACGCCTCCGTCAACGTTCGAACCTCTCCTCGCTTCGGGCGATTCCTGCAGACTAGATCAGCGGATGGCACACGGTACGGTCCCGCGCGTCCGCCGTACCACCACTCTGCACTGGGATCGATCCCACGGGACACGCCCGAGGCATCGATGCGACCCCTCGGATTTAACGGCGCGCCGAGGGAGGTGACCCCCGCTCGCGATAGAGGGGGCGCGCCCTCGGTCCCGGAGCCACCTCGTCCTGGCGGAATCATCAAGCGCCGGGGTCGACTGCCCGCATCGCGGAAGTGCGATGCCAGATCCGAGTGCGATCGCTCCCGAGCTCCCGTCCGGCTCCCTCCGCGAGGGTGGATCGAAGGAACCTTTGATTTCCGTCGTCGTGGGCGCCTATTCCCGAGAGACCTTCGTGCGGGGCGCGGTCCAGTCGATCCTCGACCAGACCCTGGGCCGCGACCAGATCGAGATCGTCGTCACCAAGAACTTTCGCTCCGAGCCTCTCGACGGGTTTCTGCTCCGCAGTGGAGTGATCTCGCTCCTGGACCCGGACCCGCGGATCGGGCCGTGGCTGATGCGCGCGATCCGCAGGACCACGGCTCCGTTGATTGCCTTCCTGG is from Thermoplasmata archaeon and encodes:
- a CDS encoding glycosyltransferase family 2 protein, which produces MTEAFISVIIPAFDRREFLEGAVASVLAQSLPRSDYEMVVIKNFAHPAVDARRDEPGTKILWDDSPAIGAMLARAIDACEGEIVCFLDDDDQFEPDKLCRIARLFREDPRRTFVHDAIAPMDRRGHSLPDWGRFRTQPTVSYSVTNASERRARTPDFFRNGVSVNLSAMSVRTSLLRAVADRFRQVDASPDIFVFFAALASEGTLWIEAHRLTRYRFHSSASHAEIDEGGWASEAQRLAREERTVELVEEMTQGKPAETAGRGYVAEARFQFYLTVPGAPPPSWGQFAELLRAARVRRQAYLASRALWALAKRMAPQWTTRAYHRHSHARHAPVRAP
- a CDS encoding glycosyltransferase family 2 protein; the encoded protein is MPDPSAIAPELPSGSLREGGSKEPLISVVVGAYSRETFVRGAVQSILDQTLGRDQIEIVVTKNFRSEPLDGFLLRSGVISLLDPDPRIGPWLMRAIRRTTAPLIAFL